The following proteins come from a genomic window of Paenibacillus sp. CAA11:
- the hxlB gene encoding 6-phospho-3-hexuloisomerase: protein MEIARYTARILEELEQTLTQVSEADAEGLVQAILSADQVFTAGAGRSGLMMKAFAMRLMQMGIHAYVVGETVTPSLGNQDLLILGSGSGETKGLVAMAEKAKALGGELALLTIVPESTLAGLADKLVVLEAATKDQSGGSASLQPMASRFEQSMLLMLDAIILRLMEIKGLGTQMMYGRHANLE from the coding sequence ATGGAAATCGCGAGATATACAGCTCGGATCTTAGAAGAGCTTGAACAGACCTTAACCCAGGTCTCTGAAGCGGATGCGGAGGGGCTGGTGCAAGCCATTCTCAGCGCCGATCAAGTCTTTACGGCCGGTGCCGGTCGCTCGGGGCTCATGATGAAGGCCTTCGCGATGCGGCTGATGCAGATGGGGATCCATGCTTATGTGGTGGGCGAGACGGTTACGCCTTCGCTCGGCAATCAAGATCTGTTGATCCTTGGCTCCGGTTCGGGAGAGACGAAAGGGCTTGTGGCTATGGCTGAGAAAGCGAAGGCCCTGGGAGGAGAGCTGGCTCTCCTGACTATTGTTCCTGAGTCAACATTGGCCGGACTGGCGGACAAGCTGGTGGTGCTTGAGGCAGCCACGAAGGATCAAAGTGGGGGATCAGCTTCCCTCCAGCCGATGGCTTCGCGGTTTGAGCAGAGCATGCTCTTGATGCTGGATGCCATTATCTTACGCCTGATGGAGATTAAAGGGCTGGGGACACAAATGATGTATGGAAGACATGCCAATTTAGAATAG
- a CDS encoding carboxymuconolactone decarboxylase family protein: protein MAFVDENYKKGMEVLSKIDGENYKAIVDSFQDSVAPDLGRLAVEFNYGQIFSRPGLDLKSRLLAAVAGLTAMGNTQQLKFYINGALNVGWTEEEIVECMMQMIIYAGFPAGLNTILTIATEVFEERRKKSK, encoded by the coding sequence ATGGCATTTGTTGATGAAAACTACAAAAAAGGAATGGAAGTTTTATCTAAAATTGATGGTGAAAATTATAAGGCCATTGTGGACAGCTTTCAGGATTCCGTAGCACCCGATCTGGGAAGACTGGCTGTGGAATTTAACTATGGGCAAATTTTTTCCCGTCCCGGCTTGGATTTGAAATCGCGCCTTCTTGCCGCCGTGGCTGGTCTTACAGCCATGGGAAATACGCAGCAGCTGAAATTTTATATCAATGGCGCGTTAAATGTAGGATGGACCGAAGAGGAGATCGTCGAATGCATGATGCAAATGATCATCTACGCGGGATTTCCGGCGGGGTTAAACACGATACTCACCATCGCAACAGAAGTGTTTGAAGAAAGAAGAAAAAAATCAAAATAA
- a CDS encoding helix-turn-helix transcriptional regulator, which yields MSDQEEKRRELGKFLKSRRSRLTPEQFGLPVGPRRKVQGLRREELAQIAGIGLTWYTWLEQGKNIQVSTQVLECLVTVMQLNTEERNHLYNLALGQLPVEQTASIEESLIPIVQNFMNEYERCPAYVTDQRWDILLWNKAGERVFGDFEKMDKKERNAIWRCFASTDYRNLIGDWENHAKRLLAQFRSTSTPFVGESWFKDLVAELMEISPEFRQWWPSYDISGTPIGKKMINHPRVGTMVMEHITFRVYDAPELKLTVYRPLEENDTVQKMIRLLNE from the coding sequence ATGAGCGACCAGGAAGAGAAACGCAGGGAGTTAGGAAAATTTTTAAAATCAAGACGTTCCAGACTTACTCCTGAACAATTCGGATTACCTGTAGGGCCGCGGAGGAAAGTCCAAGGCCTGCGCAGAGAAGAGTTGGCCCAGATTGCAGGCATCGGTCTTACCTGGTATACATGGCTGGAGCAAGGCAAAAATATACAAGTTTCTACCCAGGTACTTGAATGTCTCGTAACCGTCATGCAGCTTAATACCGAGGAGAGGAATCATCTGTACAATCTAGCTCTCGGGCAGCTACCAGTAGAACAAACGGCTTCGATCGAGGAAAGCCTTATTCCGATCGTACAAAACTTCATGAATGAATATGAGAGATGTCCGGCTTATGTTACAGATCAGCGGTGGGATATATTACTTTGGAATAAAGCGGGCGAGCGGGTCTTTGGGGATTTTGAAAAGATGGATAAAAAAGAGAGAAACGCAATTTGGCGGTGCTTTGCTTCGACCGATTACCGGAATCTAATAGGGGATTGGGAAAACCACGCAAAACGGCTATTGGCACAATTCCGGTCAACAAGCACTCCTTTTGTAGGGGAAAGCTGGTTTAAGGATCTGGTCGCAGAGTTAATGGAGATCAGCCCTGAATTCAGGCAATGGTGGCCGAGCTATGATATTTCGGGTACACCAATCGGTAAGAAAATGATCAATCATCCGCGTGTTGGAACCATGGTTATGGAACATATCACTTTTCGAGTTTACGATGCCCCCGAACTAAAGCTAACTGTTTATCGCCCTCTTGAAGAGAATGATACTGTACAGAAAATGATCCGATTACTGAACGAATAG
- a CDS encoding winged helix-turn-helix transcriptional regulator — translation MANDVKERIDLKTINCEKELTLAVIGGKWKLIILWHLGKEGTKRFGELKQLIPHITQKMLTNQLRELEEDLLVHREVYAQVPPKVEYSLTDYGKSLMPVLELMYDWGKHYGEKVVWKEEKLS, via the coding sequence ATGGCAAACGATGTGAAAGAACGTATTGATCTAAAGACCATCAACTGTGAGAAGGAGCTGACGCTGGCTGTCATCGGCGGTAAATGGAAGCTCATTATCTTATGGCATTTGGGGAAGGAAGGCACCAAGCGCTTTGGTGAGCTGAAGCAGTTGATTCCGCATATTACCCAGAAAATGCTGACAAACCAGCTGCGCGAGCTTGAAGAGGACCTGCTGGTTCACCGTGAAGTATACGCTCAGGTTCCGCCCAAGGTAGAATACTCCCTGACGGATTACGGCAAGAGCCTGATGCCTGTGCTAGAACTTATGTATGATTGGGGAAAGCATTACGGTGAGAAGGTGGTCTGGAAGGAGGAGAAGCTGAGCTAG
- a CDS encoding MFS transporter, with amino-acid sequence MIVLQSNVSPGLTQGLIALMAAACGFTVANVYLNQTLLVDIAGTFGVTEAAVGIVTTLTQVGYALGNVIIVPLGDIFERRRLVLALLCMTCLSLVSAALSGSITWLIISNFCLGLTTVIPQIIVPLAAGMADERRRGKVLGTVAIGLVCGILGARLVSGLVDSLWGWRSMYWISFGCMLLLALLIRIRFPVSKGTASLPYRKLLLSLGPLFMKEGVLRRSCLSQGMIFGSFSLFFTTIGFMLQAPPYSYNSAVVGLVGLVGIGGTIATPTIGRVIDRKGASFANKMCMLAAMISFLIAVTAGHRLSALILAAFLLTVGTQANQVACQANIFSLSAASARSRLNGLYMVCTFLGGALGSYLGVWAWTQWHWTGVCICGMVMIATGMSAALGNKKTAGTAANDKFMKKGM; translated from the coding sequence ATGATTGTATTGCAGAGTAACGTTAGTCCCGGGCTTACACAAGGTCTGATTGCACTTATGGCGGCAGCCTGTGGGTTTACCGTAGCGAACGTCTATTTGAACCAGACCCTTCTGGTCGATATAGCCGGAACATTCGGGGTGACTGAAGCTGCGGTGGGAATCGTGACAACACTCACTCAGGTTGGTTATGCCCTAGGGAACGTTATCATCGTACCGCTTGGGGACATTTTCGAAAGGCGCCGGCTAGTTCTTGCCTTGCTGTGTATGACATGCCTGTCACTGGTATCAGCGGCTCTCTCCGGTTCGATTACATGGTTGATCATCAGTAACTTTTGTCTTGGCTTAACCACGGTAATTCCGCAAATTATCGTACCCTTGGCAGCAGGGATGGCGGATGAACGCAGGCGCGGAAAAGTACTGGGGACGGTAGCCATCGGACTGGTCTGCGGCATACTGGGAGCCAGACTTGTCAGCGGCCTGGTGGATAGCTTATGGGGATGGAGAAGTATGTACTGGATTTCGTTCGGATGTATGCTTCTGCTTGCCCTACTGATTCGGATTCGCTTTCCCGTAAGCAAAGGAACGGCCTCATTACCTTATCGCAAACTTCTTCTTTCTTTGGGGCCTCTGTTTATGAAAGAAGGCGTACTTCGGCGTTCTTGTTTAAGTCAGGGAATGATTTTTGGATCATTTAGCTTATTTTTTACGACCATTGGATTCATGTTGCAAGCGCCCCCTTACTCCTATAACAGCGCTGTTGTCGGTCTGGTCGGTCTGGTAGGAATCGGTGGCACGATCGCTACACCTACAATCGGAAGGGTCATAGATAGGAAGGGTGCTTCTTTCGCCAACAAAATGTGTATGCTTGCGGCTATGATCTCCTTTCTGATCGCCGTGACAGCTGGACACCGGCTATCGGCTTTAATCTTGGCCGCCTTTTTGTTGACAGTCGGAACACAGGCGAACCAAGTGGCCTGTCAAGCCAACATTTTCAGCCTCTCCGCCGCTTCCGCGCGAAGTCGATTGAACGGGCTGTATATGGTTTGCACCTTCTTGGGGGGAGCATTGGGATCCTATTTAGGGGTATGGGCATGGACCCAGTGGCACTGGACAGGTGTTTGCATTTGCGGCATGGTCATGATTGCAACCGGGATGAGCGCTGCTCTGGGAAACAAAAAAACAGCGGGAACAGCCGCAAACGATAAGTTCATGAAGAAAGGGATGTAA